From the Lathyrus oleraceus cultivar Zhongwan6 chromosome 4, CAAS_Psat_ZW6_1.0, whole genome shotgun sequence genome, one window contains:
- the LOC127137416 gene encoding uncharacterized protein LOC127137416, with protein sequence MEALKQTILDAPKFKIEDEKSSWFGCETCHIWEKEVITLKEKSTKALEPKVTFAIDSTKFNKSLNVQNKKYKFVVMESNNKSHFHHHLTCHYCYKKGHTIAKCKFRRYLVPNGVECLDFMKRMLFLDSGCLRHTKGDISLFTDSVEKKKGYMTYGDNNKGDMLGKGSVGNLSSIIVSDVILIEGLKHNLLSISHYVTKSIKKLSQIVID encoded by the exons ATGGAAGCTCTTAAACAAACCATTTTAGACGCTCCAAAATTTAAAATTGAGGATGAGAAGTCTTCTTGGTTTggttgtgaaacttgtcacatttgggAAAAAGAAGTAATTACTCTAAAAGAAAAATCGACCAAGGCTTTAGAACCAAAAGTTACCTTCGCTATTGATTCAACAAAATTTAATAAATCTTTAAACGTACAAAATAAAAAGTACAAATTTGTTGTAATGGAATCAAATAACAAAAGTCACTTTCATCATCACTTAACTTGTCACTATTGTTACAAGAAAGGTCATACCATTGCtaaatgcaaatttaggagataCTTGGTTCCTAATGGT GTTGAATGTCTTGACTTCATGAAGAGAATGTTGTTTCTCGATAGTGGATGTTTAAGGCATACGAAGGGTGACATTTCCCTATTCACTGACTCCGTGGAAAAGAAGAAGGGTTATATGACCTACGGAGACAACAATAAGGGTGATATGCTTGGgaaaggtagtgtaggtaatctCTCTTCTATTATTGTCTCTGATGTTATACTTATTGAAGGTCTTAAACATAATCTACTTAGCATTAGTCACTATGTGACAAAGTCTATTAAAAAACTTTCACAGATAGTTATTGATTGA
- the LOC127137417 gene encoding uncharacterized mitochondrial protein AtMg00810-like codes for MGELTYFLGLQIKQLKEGMYVCQIKYCQELLKRFGMEDAKSIDTLMPTNGNLDKDESGKDFDVEIYKGFIGYILYLTASMSGIMFSVYMCAPYQYAHKESHLKSIKHILRYLHGTSKYELWFSKVRNYSLVGYSDFDFASCKSERKSTNGTCHMFSNSLVSWHDKKQVSIALSTAEAEYVTTGSCCAQILLLK; via the coding sequence ATGGGAGAGTTGACTTACTTTctcggacttcaaatcaagcagCTCAAAGAAGGGATGTATGTGTGTCAAATAAAATACTGCCAAGAGTTGCTTAAACGCTTCGGAATGGAAGATGCAAAGTCAATCGACACTTTAATGCCCACTAACGGGAACTTAGACAAAGATGAAAGTGGTAAAGATTTTGACGTCGAAATATATAAAGGTTTTATCGGATATATTTTATATCTTACTGCATCTATGTCCGGTATTATGTTTAGTGTGTACATGTGCGCTCCGTATCAATACGCTCATAAGGAATCACATTTAAAATCTATAAAGCACATTCTTAGATACCTTCATGGTACATCTAAGTATGAGCTTTGGTTTTCTAAAGTTAGAAACTATAGTTTGGTTGGTTACTCTGATTTCGATTTTGCTAGTTGCAAATCAGAAAGAAAAAGTACTAATGGAACTTGCCacatgttttcaaactccttagtTAGTTGGCATGACAAGAAGCAAGTCTCTATTGCTTTGTCAACTGCCGAGGCAGAATACGTCACAaccggtagttgttgtgctcaaattttaTTGCTCAAATAA